TGAGCTTGTCGATCGCCGATTCGCCGAGTTCAGGGTAGGCAGAGTGAGCCATGCGTCCGTGCGCCGTGACCTCGACTCGAAGCGCGCCTTTGGAAGCTGTGGCGAGACGGTTGTCAGTAGGCTCGCCGTTGATCAGAAATCGGCTGCCGATGGGCTGAGTGTTGGCCACCTTGGCTCCGAGGCTGTCGCGCTCCTCGCCAACCAGGAAGAGCAATCCAACGGGTTGACCTTCGGCGTCCAGGCGCTCGGCCGCGCTGATTTGCGCGGCGATGATTCCTTTGGCATCGCAGGAGCCGCGTCCGTAAATCTTGTGGTCGTCCTCGGATGAGGGAATGAAGGGGGGCACGGTATCCATGTGGGTGGAGAACACTACTGATGGGGCTGTCAGGCCTGGCGCAAGCGCGAGAAGATTGAAGCGATGCCGCTCCACGGGCATACGGGAAACGTTATAGCCCAGCTGTACCAGACGCTGTTCCAGAAATTCTCCGATCTGAGCTTCATTACCAGTGATGGACTCGATGTCCACCAGTTCTCGCGTCAAGAACACAGGATCCATGCGGAACAGGATAGCGCATGGGGTGCAAGAACTTGTGTTGTGGCTGTGATTGATATGCTGAGGACAGACTCGAGGCGCATGCTCGAGGCGCATGGAAAGCAGAATGGCGGAGATACAAAGCAGTATTCGGTCGCTCTTCCTTGAGGGTCCGGCGGGAAGGTTGGAGGCGTTGCTGAACGAAGGCTCGCCTGAGGCGGCGCACAGCGCGCTGGTGTGCCATCCGCATCCGCTGTTTGGCGGAACCATGCACAACAAAGTGGTGTTTCATGCCATGAAGGCGCTGAATGGTTTGGGATTGCCGGTGCTGCGATTCAATTTCCGCGGGGCAGGGTTAAGTGAAGGCGAGCACGACAACGGGCATGGCGAGGTCGAGGATGTCAGAGAAGCGGTGGACTGGCTGGATCAGGAGTACCGGCGGCCGGTGATCTTTGCCGGATTTTCCTTTGGCGCGGCGACGGGCTTGCACGCCTGCTGCAACGACGAGCGAGTGCCGGCGCTGATCTCGCTGGGAACGCCGATCAATGCCGAGGGACGGTCGTATGGCTATGCCTTTCTGATGGAATGCAAGAAGCCGAAGCTGTTCGTCAGCGGAGAGGCGGATCCTTATGGGCCCAAGGAAAAGCTGATCGCGATGGTGAATTCGCTGCCGGAACCTAAGGAACTGGTGCTGATTCCGGGAGCGGGACATTTCTTCGAGGGCAAGCTGGGCGAGATGCGGCAGACGGTAGAAGAGTGGGTGAGGGACTTTTTGCAGAGTGC
The sequence above is drawn from the Terriglobales bacterium genome and encodes:
- a CDS encoding M20/M25/M40 family metallo-hydrolase; the protein is MFLTRELVDIESITGNEAQIGEFLEQRLVQLGYNVSRMPVERHRFNLLALAPGLTAPSVVFSTHMDTVPPFIPSSEDDHKIYGRGSCDAKGIIAAQISAAERLDAEGQPVGLLFLVGEERDSLGAKVANTQPIGSRFLINGEPTDNRLATASKGALRVEVTAHGRMAHSAYPELGESAIDKLIDALHRLRAMPLPSNPEVGPTTLNIGMIEGGRAPNVIPDHAKAHLLYRLVGPSEGLRQRIIEVVGALADVEFTLEIPYVKLRTVGSLPTVAVSFTTDIPALDQWGEPLLLGPGSIHVAHTQHECIEKTQLHASVLIYYAMAKQLMASLSHPQ
- a CDS encoding alpha/beta fold hydrolase encodes the protein MAEIQSSIRSLFLEGPAGRLEALLNEGSPEAAHSALVCHPHPLFGGTMHNKVVFHAMKALNGLGLPVLRFNFRGAGLSEGEHDNGHGEVEDVREAVDWLDQEYRRPVIFAGFSFGAATGLHACCNDERVPALISLGTPINAEGRSYGYAFLMECKKPKLFVSGEADPYGPKEKLIAMVNSLPEPKELVLIPGAGHFFEGKLGEMRQTVEEWVRDFLQSA